Proteins encoded within one genomic window of Amycolatopsis sp. 2-15:
- a CDS encoding nicotinate phosphoribosyltransferase produces the protein MGAPEPVTSASTALLTDHYELTMLGSALADGTAERPCVFEVFARRLPDGRRYGVVAGTARVLDAIADFRFTDAELTVLEQTAVVDDATLSWLADYEFSGDIEGYPEGELYFPGSPILTVSGTFAEAVVLETLALSILNHDSAVASAAARMAGAAHGRPIIEMGGRRTHEYAAVAAARAAYIAGFATTSNLEAGRRYGIPTRGTVAHAFMLLHDSEEQAFRAQVDKMGPDTTLLVDTYDITAGIETAVRVAGAELGAIRIDSGDVGPLARKARDQLDSLGAKDTRIVVSGDLDEHAIAALRAEPVDAYGVGTSVVTGSGAPTAGMVYKLVEVDGRPVAKRSAHKESRGGRKHSLRRHRSTGTAVEEVVWTAASGRPKAEEHDLDLQIPLVRGGRAVDDLPTLDDARARLRRAQVSLPWEGLKLSHGEPAIPTTFL, from the coding sequence ATGGGTGCACCCGAGCCGGTCACCAGCGCCAGCACGGCGCTGCTCACCGACCACTACGAGCTGACCATGCTGGGCAGCGCGCTGGCCGACGGGACCGCCGAGCGGCCCTGCGTGTTCGAGGTCTTCGCGCGCCGGCTGCCCGACGGGCGGCGCTACGGCGTCGTCGCCGGAACCGCGCGCGTCCTCGACGCGATCGCCGACTTCCGGTTCACCGACGCCGAGCTGACCGTGCTGGAACAGACGGCGGTGGTCGACGACGCGACGCTGTCGTGGCTGGCCGACTACGAGTTCTCCGGCGACATCGAGGGCTACCCCGAGGGCGAGCTGTACTTCCCGGGCTCGCCGATCCTCACCGTGAGCGGCACGTTCGCCGAAGCCGTGGTGCTGGAGACGCTCGCGCTGTCGATCCTCAACCACGACAGCGCCGTCGCCTCGGCGGCCGCGCGCATGGCCGGCGCCGCGCACGGGCGCCCCATCATCGAGATGGGCGGGCGGCGCACCCACGAGTACGCCGCCGTCGCCGCCGCGCGCGCCGCGTACATCGCGGGCTTCGCGACCACGTCGAACCTCGAGGCCGGGCGCCGCTACGGCATTCCCACGCGCGGCACGGTCGCGCACGCCTTCATGCTGCTGCACGACAGCGAAGAGCAGGCGTTCCGCGCCCAGGTGGACAAGATGGGCCCGGACACGACGCTGCTCGTGGACACCTACGACATCACCGCCGGCATCGAGACCGCCGTCCGCGTGGCCGGTGCCGAGCTCGGCGCGATCCGGATCGACTCGGGCGACGTCGGCCCGCTCGCGCGCAAGGCGCGGGACCAGCTCGACTCCCTCGGCGCGAAGGACACGCGCATCGTCGTCTCCGGTGACCTCGACGAGCACGCCATCGCGGCGCTGCGCGCGGAGCCGGTCGACGCGTATGGCGTGGGCACCTCCGTGGTCACCGGCTCGGGCGCGCCGACCGCCGGCATGGTCTACAAGCTGGTGGAGGTCGACGGCCGGCCCGTCGCGAAACGCAGTGCCCACAAGGAATCCCGCGGCGGGCGCAAGCACTCGCTGCGGCGGCACCGCTCCACCGGCACGGCCGTGGAGGAGGTCGTGTGGACGGCGGCCTCGGGCCGCCCGAAGGCCGAGGAACACGATCTTGACCTGCAGATCCCCCTGGTGCGCGGCGGCCGCGCGGTGGATGATCTGCCCACGCTG
- the clpS gene encoding ATP-dependent Clp protease adapter ClpS: MSTPVASEQTQVDPLGAEVAEEDKPWRTVVWNDPVNLMSYVTYVFQKLFGYSRDHATKLMLDVHHKGKAIVSSGSKEKVETDVAKLHAAGLWATMEQPS, translated from the coding sequence ATGTCCACGCCTGTCGCATCCGAACAGACGCAGGTTGATCCACTCGGGGCAGAGGTCGCCGAGGAGGACAAGCCCTGGCGGACCGTCGTGTGGAACGATCCGGTCAACCTGATGTCGTACGTGACGTATGTGTTCCAGAAGCTGTTCGGCTACAGCCGGGACCACGCCACGAAACTGATGCTCGACGTGCACCACAAGGGCAAGGCGATCGTGTCGTCGGGGTCCAAGGAGAAGGTGGAGACGGACGTGGCGAAGCTGCACGCCGCCGGGCTGTGGGCGACGATGGAGCAGCCCTCGTGA
- a CDS encoding DUF2017 domain-containing protein, with amino-acid sequence MKAWRRKGDVILAGFEQQEAAVLRGLVSQLEDMLRARAEEAPQDELAELTGIRTGPSESPDDPVLSRLLPDFHKLDPDNPSREDLDSAAAMRSLHEPELLETKVGVAKVVLDTLPRDGGDVHLDVEQADAWLGALNDVRLALGTALDVTEDMPDELPDDDPRAPHLGVYHWLTWVQETLIQALTA; translated from the coding sequence GTGAAGGCGTGGCGCCGCAAGGGCGACGTGATCCTCGCGGGGTTCGAGCAGCAGGAGGCCGCCGTGCTGCGCGGCCTGGTCAGCCAGCTCGAGGACATGTTGCGCGCGCGGGCCGAGGAGGCTCCGCAGGATGAGCTGGCGGAGCTCACCGGCATCCGCACCGGCCCGTCGGAGTCGCCGGACGACCCGGTGCTCTCCCGGCTGCTGCCCGATTTTCACAAGCTCGACCCCGACAACCCCTCCCGCGAGGACCTCGACTCCGCGGCGGCCATGCGCTCGTTGCACGAGCCCGAGCTGCTGGAGACGAAGGTCGGCGTGGCGAAGGTCGTGCTCGACACGCTGCCGCGTGACGGCGGCGACGTGCACCTGGACGTCGAGCAGGCCGACGCGTGGCTGGGCGCGCTCAACGACGTGCGCCTCGCGCTCGGCACGGCGCTCGACGTCACCGAGGACATGCCGGACGAGCTGCCCGACGACGACCCGCGCGCCCCGCACCTGGGCGTGTACCACTGGCTGACCTGGGTGCAGGAGACGCTGATCCAGGCGCTGACCGCGTGA
- a CDS encoding P1 family peptidase, whose product MITDVPGVLVGHHHRLGDGWATGTTVVLVPDGATGAVDQRGGAPGTRETNLLEPENLVQRVNAVCLSGGSAYGLAAADGVMRWLSERNLGFPVGLQPHEVVPIVPGAVLFDLPRSDWGNRPDAAFGYAACEAASKTFASGTVGAGTGAVVGSLKGGIGSASEVVDGVTVGALAAVNAGGEAVDFATGRAFAADHEVDGEFGVRWPSRPGEVPPARTDLNTTIGVVACDAALSKAEARRLAVAAQDGLARAVRPAHTMFDGDTVFALATGARELPAGIGTFADGQRAAALDALCSAAARVFARAMVHGLLTATAAGGVAAYRDVWPEAF is encoded by the coding sequence GTGATCACCGACGTTCCGGGTGTCCTCGTCGGGCACCATCACCGCCTGGGTGACGGCTGGGCCACCGGCACCACCGTGGTCCTCGTGCCGGACGGCGCGACGGGCGCGGTCGACCAGCGCGGCGGCGCGCCCGGCACGCGCGAGACGAACCTGCTGGAGCCGGAGAACCTGGTGCAGCGGGTGAACGCCGTGTGCCTCTCCGGCGGCAGCGCGTACGGCCTGGCCGCGGCCGACGGCGTGATGCGCTGGCTTTCGGAGCGCAACCTGGGCTTCCCCGTCGGGCTGCAGCCGCACGAGGTCGTGCCGATCGTGCCCGGCGCGGTGCTGTTCGATCTTCCGCGTAGCGACTGGGGCAACCGGCCGGACGCGGCTTTCGGTTACGCGGCTTGTGAAGCGGCCTCGAAGACGTTCGCCTCGGGCACGGTCGGCGCCGGTACCGGAGCTGTGGTCGGGTCGCTCAAGGGCGGCATCGGCTCGGCGAGCGAGGTCGTCGACGGCGTGACGGTCGGGGCGCTGGCGGCCGTGAACGCCGGCGGCGAGGCGGTGGACTTCGCGACCGGCCGGGCGTTCGCCGCGGATCACGAGGTGGACGGCGAGTTCGGCGTCCGCTGGCCTTCGCGGCCGGGTGAGGTGCCCCCGGCGCGGACCGACCTGAACACCACGATCGGGGTGGTCGCGTGCGACGCGGCGCTGTCGAAGGCCGAGGCGCGCCGGCTCGCGGTCGCCGCGCAGGACGGCCTGGCCCGCGCCGTGCGCCCGGCCCACACGATGTTCGACGGCGACACGGTCTTCGCCCTGGCCACGGGCGCTCGCGAGCTGCCCGCCGGCATCGGCACGTTTGCCGACGGCCAGCGGGCGGCGGCGCTCGACGCGTTGTGCTCGGCCGCCGCGCGGGTGTTCGCCCGCGCGATGGTCCACGGGCTGCTCACGGCCACCGCGGCGGGTGGGGTCGCGGCGTACCGGGACGTGTGGCCGGAGGCGTTCTAG
- a CDS encoding Mov34/MPN/PAD-1 family protein, producing MSNVLRIRREFVDEIVAHARRDHPDEACGVIAGPVGSDSPERFIPMLNAARSPTFYEFDSGDLLKLYREMDANDEVPVVIYHSHTATEAYPSRTDANIAAEPDAHYVLVSTKDPDSHEFRSYRIVDAEITEEPVEIVD from the coding sequence ATGTCGAATGTGCTCCGGATCCGCCGTGAATTCGTCGACGAGATCGTCGCCCATGCCCGCCGTGACCACCCCGACGAGGCGTGTGGGGTGATCGCCGGTCCCGTGGGCTCTGACAGCCCCGAACGGTTCATCCCGATGCTGAACGCGGCGCGGTCACCGACGTTCTACGAGTTCGACTCGGGTGACCTGCTCAAGCTGTACCGCGAGATGGACGCCAACGACGAGGTGCCCGTGGTGATCTACCACTCGCACACCGCGACGGAGGCCTACCCGTCGCGCACCGACGCGAACATCGCCGCCGAACCCGACGCGCACTACGTGCTCGTCTCCACGAAAGACCCCGATTCGCACGAGTTCCGCTCGTACCGGATCGTGGACGCCGAGATCACCGAGGAGCCGGTCGAGATCGTCGACTGA
- a CDS encoding MoaD/ThiS family protein — translation MAVTVSIPTILRTHTGGEKSVEAAGKTVLEVIDDVESRHSGLKARLVKEEKLHRFINVYVNDEDVRFAGGLAAEVKDGDTLTILPAVAGGAR, via the coding sequence ATGGCCGTGACCGTCTCCATCCCGACCATCCTGCGCACGCACACCGGCGGCGAGAAGTCCGTCGAGGCGGCGGGCAAGACCGTCCTCGAGGTGATCGACGACGTCGAGTCGCGCCACTCCGGGCTGAAGGCGCGCCTGGTCAAGGAGGAGAAGCTGCACCGCTTCATCAACGTCTACGTCAACGACGAGGACGTGCGCTTCGCCGGTGGCCTCGCGGCCGAGGTGAAGGACGGCGACACGCTGACCATCCTGCCCGCCGTCGCCGGCGGCGCGCGCTAA
- a CDS encoding PLP-dependent cysteine synthase family protein, with product MTRYESLLDALGGTPLVGLPRLSPTDDVRLWAKLEDRNPTGSIKDRPALAMIEAAEREGRLRRGSTILEPTSGNTGISLAMAAKLKGYGLVCVMPENTSTERKQLLQAYGARIVFSPAAGGSNEAVRRAKELAEQNPDWVMLYQYGNPANADAHYRGTGPELLKDLPTITHFVGGLGTTGTLVGVGRYLHEAKPGVQIIAAEPRYGELVYGLRNLDEGFVPELYDPSVLNGRYSVGAYDALRRTRELLENEGIFAGISTGAVLHAALAVAEKAAARGESADVAFVVADAGWKYLSTGAYAGSLDEAAARLDGQLWA from the coding sequence ATGACCCGCTACGAGTCCCTGCTCGACGCGCTCGGCGGCACGCCGCTCGTGGGGCTGCCCCGGCTCTCGCCCACCGACGACGTGCGGTTGTGGGCGAAGCTCGAGGACCGCAACCCGACCGGTTCGATCAAGGACCGGCCGGCGCTGGCCATGATCGAGGCCGCCGAGCGTGAGGGCCGGCTTCGTCGTGGCTCGACGATCCTCGAGCCGACCTCGGGCAACACCGGCATCTCGCTCGCCATGGCCGCGAAGCTCAAGGGCTACGGCCTGGTGTGCGTGATGCCGGAGAACACCTCCACCGAGCGCAAGCAGCTGCTGCAGGCCTACGGCGCGCGGATCGTGTTCTCGCCGGCGGCGGGCGGCTCGAACGAAGCCGTGCGGCGGGCCAAGGAGCTGGCCGAGCAGAACCCCGACTGGGTGATGCTCTACCAGTACGGCAATCCGGCCAATGCCGACGCGCACTACCGTGGCACGGGCCCTGAGCTGCTGAAGGACCTGCCGACGATCACGCACTTCGTCGGCGGCCTCGGCACGACGGGGACTTTGGTGGGCGTCGGCCGGTACCTGCACGAGGCGAAGCCCGGTGTGCAGATCATCGCGGCCGAACCGCGGTACGGCGAGCTCGTGTACGGCCTGCGCAACCTCGACGAGGGGTTCGTGCCGGAGCTGTATGACCCCAGCGTGCTCAACGGGCGCTACTCCGTCGGCGCGTACGACGCGCTTCGCCGGACGCGGGAACTGCTGGAAAACGAGGGCATCTTCGCGGGTATTTCCACGGGCGCGGTGTTGCACGCGGCTCTCGCGGTCGCGGAGAAGGCCGCCGCTCGCGGGGAGAGCGCGGACGTCGCCTTCGTCGTCGCGGACGCCGGCTGGAAGTACCTGTCCACGGGCGCGTACGCGGGTTCGCTCGACGAAGCCGCCGCGCGGCTGGACGGGCAGCTCTGGGCGTGA
- a CDS encoding aspartate/glutamate racemase family protein: MRTIGLLGGMSWESSAEYYRLVNERVRSALGGYHSARVVLYSVDFAEIEALQASGDWAAAGELLAAAASALEAAGADVIVLCTNTMHKVASALRLRVPSLHLGDTTAAAVLSAGVSSVGLLGTAFTMSQPFYRERLAAHGLSVLVPSEVDQELVYRVIYDELVHGVVRPSSRAAYREVIARLVEAGAQGVIYGCTEIELLVDQSDSAVPVFPTTRLHAEAAVDWALGLRELPPAPA, translated from the coding sequence GTGAGGACGATCGGGCTCCTGGGCGGCATGAGCTGGGAGTCTTCGGCGGAGTACTACCGCCTGGTGAACGAGCGCGTGCGCTCGGCGCTGGGCGGGTACCACTCCGCGCGGGTGGTGCTGTACTCCGTGGACTTCGCGGAGATCGAGGCGCTGCAGGCTTCGGGTGACTGGGCGGCGGCGGGGGAGCTGCTGGCCGCCGCCGCTTCGGCCTTGGAGGCGGCCGGCGCGGACGTGATCGTGTTGTGCACCAACACGATGCACAAGGTGGCTTCGGCGTTGCGGCTGCGCGTGCCGTCCCTGCACCTGGGGGACACGACGGCCGCGGCGGTGCTGTCCGCCGGGGTTTCCTCGGTGGGCCTGCTGGGGACGGCGTTCACGATGAGCCAGCCGTTCTATCGTGAACGCCTTGCGGCGCATGGACTTTCGGTGCTGGTTCCGTCCGAAGTGGACCAGGAGTTGGTGTACCGGGTGATCTACGACGAGCTGGTGCACGGCGTTGTCCGGCCGTCTTCGCGCGCGGCGTATCGCGAGGTGATCGCACGGCTGGTCGAGGCCGGTGCGCAGGGCGTGATCTACGGCTGTACGGAGATCGAGCTGCTGGTCGACCAGTCCGACAGCGCGGTCCCGGTCTTTCCGACCACGCGGCTCCACGCGGAGGCCGCGGTGGACTGGGCGTTGGGGCTTCGCGAGCTGCCGCCGGCTCCGGCCTGA
- a CDS encoding rhomboid family intramembrane serine protease codes for MSTLPPQPMPFGDQPADKAKATDVAKRILPPNPKAAAIVAVGFTLVLYLVELLDVILPADLDHGGIVSRQASGLDGILWAPLLHAGWGHLFSNTVPVLVLSFLAMAAGIGRWAVVTAIIWIVSGLGVWLVGPSNTYTVGASGLAFGWLAFLLVRGIFNRAFGQIVVAVVLLGVWSGMLWGLLPGNPGISWQGHLFGALAGVLAAWLTARGDRPKKKAAGSLEV; via the coding sequence GTGAGCACACTCCCACCGCAGCCCATGCCGTTCGGGGACCAGCCGGCGGACAAGGCGAAGGCCACCGATGTGGCGAAGCGCATCCTGCCGCCCAACCCCAAGGCGGCGGCGATCGTCGCGGTGGGGTTCACGCTCGTGCTCTACCTGGTGGAGCTCCTGGACGTGATCCTGCCCGCGGACCTCGACCACGGGGGCATCGTGTCGAGGCAGGCGTCCGGCCTGGACGGGATCCTGTGGGCGCCGCTGCTGCACGCCGGGTGGGGGCACCTGTTCTCGAACACCGTGCCGGTGCTCGTGCTGTCGTTCCTGGCGATGGCGGCGGGGATCGGGCGCTGGGCGGTGGTCACGGCGATCATCTGGATCGTGTCGGGCCTGGGGGTCTGGCTGGTCGGGCCGTCGAACACCTACACGGTGGGGGCGTCCGGGCTGGCGTTCGGGTGGCTGGCGTTCCTGCTGGTCCGCGGCATCTTCAACCGGGCGTTCGGGCAGATCGTGGTGGCGGTCGTGCTGCTCGGTGTGTGGAGCGGGATGCTGTGGGGCCTGCTGCCGGGCAACCCCGGCATCTCCTGGCAGGGCCACCTCTTCGGCGCGCTCGCCGGTGTCCTCGCGGCCTGGCTGACGGCGCGGGGCGACCGTCCCAAGAAGAAGGCGGCCGGTAGCCTCGAGGTGTGA
- the murI gene encoding glutamate racemase → MSTPTADAPIGVFDSGVGGLTVARSILELLPAEQLRYVGDTARNPYGPLPIATARQYALEALDDLVEGGVKALVIACNTASAACLRDARERYDVPVIEVVLPAARRAASVTHSGRVGVIGTEGTVRSRAYDDAFAAAPDVRLTSVACHRFVDFVERGITSGRQILGLAQGYLQPLLEAEVDTLVLGCTHYPLLSGVLQIVMGQDVTLVSSADETAKDLYRVLTELDLLAEREAPPRHEFLATGSPEPFTRLAARFMGFAPGVLAPTSA, encoded by the coding sequence GTGAGCACCCCGACCGCCGACGCGCCCATCGGGGTTTTCGATTCCGGCGTCGGCGGTCTCACCGTCGCCCGGTCGATCCTCGAGCTGCTGCCCGCCGAGCAGCTGCGTTACGTCGGCGACACCGCGCGCAACCCCTACGGCCCCCTCCCCATCGCGACGGCCCGTCAGTACGCGCTCGAAGCCCTCGACGACCTCGTCGAAGGCGGCGTGAAAGCCCTGGTCATCGCGTGCAACACGGCCTCGGCCGCCTGCCTGCGCGACGCCCGTGAGCGCTACGACGTCCCCGTCATCGAGGTCGTCCTGCCTGCCGCTCGCCGAGCCGCGTCGGTCACGCACAGCGGCCGGGTGGGCGTGATCGGGACCGAGGGGACCGTTCGCTCCCGCGCGTACGACGACGCCTTCGCCGCGGCGCCCGACGTGCGGCTCACGAGCGTCGCGTGCCACCGGTTCGTCGACTTCGTGGAGCGCGGCATCACGTCCGGGCGCCAGATCCTGGGGCTCGCGCAGGGCTATCTGCAGCCGCTGCTCGAAGCCGAGGTCGACACGCTCGTGCTCGGCTGCACGCACTACCCGCTGCTTTCCGGCGTGCTGCAGATCGTGATGGGCCAGGACGTCACGCTCGTCTCCAGCGCGGACGAGACGGCCAAAGACCTCTACCGCGTGCTCACCGAGCTCGACCTGCTGGCCGAGCGCGAGGCGCCGCCGCGGCACGAGTTCCTGGCCACGGGCTCGCCGGAGCCGTTCACGCGCCTGGCCGCGCGGTTCATGGGGTTCGCGCCGGGTGTCCTCGCTCCCACGAGCGCGTAA
- a CDS encoding MBL fold metallo-hydrolase, whose amino-acid sequence MRLTILGCSGSVPGPNTAASGYLLEAEGFRLGLELGNGAFAQLQTVCDPFDLDALVLSHLHSDHCADVNSLTVLRRYHPAPPYPARPRQLPLYAPADAPTRLANAYAADADERAAVDLSDVYAFHTLREETVRIGPFDVTAAVVQHPTPAFGLRISYGGAFLAYTGDTGPCTALGELADGVDVLLSEASWTDAADRPDGVHLSGKQAGELAKDAGVGRLLLTHIAPWTDSRAVLAEAAAVFPDSELVSQGAVYEI is encoded by the coding sequence GTGCGACTGACGATCCTCGGGTGCTCGGGCAGCGTCCCCGGGCCGAACACCGCCGCGTCCGGGTACTTGCTGGAGGCGGAGGGGTTCCGGCTGGGCCTCGAGCTCGGCAACGGCGCGTTCGCGCAGCTCCAGACGGTGTGCGACCCGTTCGACCTCGACGCGCTCGTGTTGTCGCACTTGCATTCGGACCACTGCGCCGACGTCAACTCGCTCACGGTGCTGCGCCGCTACCACCCGGCGCCGCCGTACCCGGCTCGCCCGCGGCAGCTGCCCCTGTACGCACCGGCGGACGCGCCGACGCGGCTGGCCAACGCGTACGCCGCCGACGCCGATGAGCGGGCCGCCGTGGACCTGTCCGACGTCTATGCCTTCCACACGCTGCGTGAGGAAACGGTGCGGATCGGGCCGTTCGACGTGACGGCGGCCGTGGTGCAGCACCCGACGCCGGCGTTCGGCCTGCGGATCTCCTACGGCGGTGCTTTCCTCGCCTACACCGGCGACACCGGCCCGTGCACCGCGCTGGGCGAGCTGGCGGACGGCGTCGACGTGCTGCTGTCGGAGGCCTCGTGGACGGACGCGGCCGACCGGCCCGACGGCGTGCACCTGTCCGGAAAACAGGCCGGTGAGCTGGCGAAGGACGCCGGCGTCGGGCGGCTGCTGCTCACGCACATCGCGCCGTGGACCGACAGCCGCGCGGTGCTGGCGGAGGCCGCGGCGGTGTTCCCGGACAGCGAGCTCGTGAGCCAGGGCGCCGTCTACGAGATCTGA
- the rph gene encoding ribonuclease PH, producing MTRKDGRNDDQLRDIKITRGFQKWPAGSVLIEFGNTRVLCAASVTEGVPRWRAGSGLGWVTAEYAMLPSATNTRGDREAVKGRIGGRTHEISRLIGRSLRACIDLAALGENTIVIDCDVIQADGGTRTAAVTGGYVALRDAITWLGAANRLNDPQPLSSSVAAVSVGVVDGRVRLDLPYEEDSRAEVDMNVVATDAGTLIEVQGTGEGATFARSTLDTMLDLALAGCATLTQLQNEALALPYPGELPQPRPDKKKGAK from the coding sequence GTGACGAGGAAAGATGGCAGGAACGACGACCAGCTCCGCGACATCAAGATCACCCGCGGGTTCCAGAAGTGGCCTGCCGGTTCGGTGCTCATCGAGTTCGGCAACACGCGCGTGCTGTGCGCGGCCAGCGTCACCGAGGGTGTGCCGCGCTGGCGGGCGGGCTCCGGGCTCGGCTGGGTCACGGCGGAGTACGCGATGCTCCCGTCGGCCACCAACACCCGCGGCGACCGCGAAGCCGTGAAGGGCCGCATCGGCGGCCGCACCCACGAGATCTCCCGGCTGATCGGCCGGTCGCTGCGCGCGTGCATCGACCTCGCGGCGCTGGGCGAGAACACGATCGTGATCGACTGCGACGTGATCCAGGCCGACGGCGGCACCCGCACCGCGGCGGTCACCGGCGGCTACGTTGCCTTGCGCGACGCCATCACGTGGCTCGGCGCGGCCAACCGGCTCAACGACCCCCAGCCGCTGTCGTCCTCGGTCGCGGCGGTGAGCGTCGGCGTGGTCGACGGGCGCGTGCGCCTGGACCTGCCGTACGAGGAGGACTCGCGCGCGGAGGTCGACATGAACGTGGTCGCCACTGACGCCGGTACGCTCATCGAGGTGCAGGGCACGGGCGAGGGCGCCACCTTCGCGCGGTCCACTTTGGACACGATGCTCGACCTGGCGCTCGCCGGCTGCGCCACGCTCACGCAGCTGCAGAACGAGGCCCTGGCGCTGCCGTACCCGGGTGAGCTGCCGCAGCCGCGCCCGGACAAGAAGAAGGGCGCCAAGTGA
- the rdgB gene encoding RdgB/HAM1 family non-canonical purine NTP pyrophosphatase, producing MTKLLLATRNQKKLGELRRILEAEGIAGIEVLGLADVDEFPEAPETAPDFEGNAVAKARDAVAATGLPAVADDSGLAVDALNGMPGILSARWSGRHGDDDANLDLVLAQLTDTPDDRRGAAFVCAAALVLPSGEETIVRGEWRGTLLRARRGTHGFGYDPIFVPDGETRSSAELEPSEKDAASHRGRALRALLPALRDLAKA from the coding sequence GTGACGAAGCTGCTGCTGGCCACGCGCAACCAGAAGAAGCTCGGCGAGCTGCGGCGCATCCTCGAGGCCGAGGGCATCGCCGGCATCGAGGTGCTGGGCCTCGCCGACGTCGACGAGTTCCCCGAAGCGCCGGAAACCGCGCCGGACTTCGAAGGCAACGCCGTCGCCAAGGCCCGCGACGCAGTGGCCGCCACGGGTTTGCCCGCCGTCGCCGACGACTCCGGCCTGGCGGTCGACGCGCTGAACGGCATGCCCGGCATCCTGTCCGCCCGCTGGTCCGGCCGCCACGGCGACGACGACGCCAACCTCGACCTGGTGCTCGCCCAGCTCACCGACACCCCCGACGACCGCCGCGGTGCGGCCTTCGTCTGCGCCGCCGCCCTCGTCCTCCCGTCCGGCGAGGAAACCATCGTCCGCGGCGAATGGCGCGGCACCCTGCTCCGCGCCCGCCGCGGCACCCACGGCTTCGGCTACGACCCCATCTTCGTCCCCGACGGCGAGACGCGGTCGTCGGCGGAGCTGGAACCGTCCGAAAAGGACGCGGCTTCCCACCGGGGCCGCGCCTTGCGCGCTCTTCTCCCGGCCCTGCGCGACCTCGCCAAGGCCTGA
- a CDS encoding ABC transporter permease, with translation MSTALDTRPVRLGLRDVLRLGLLGISTRRLRAALSALGISLGIATMIVVTGIPASSQAALLDKLTALGTNMLRAEPQPNQTPPVLLPESSVGSVARIGPVTTAAAVANTHQTVRRSDLTDPLDGSGLAVLASSPDLLSALNGTVQSGKFLDAATQNLPAVVLGYVAASRLGIPAVTPGRPAPIVMIGKQWYTVTGVLAPMPLAPDIERAVLVGWGSAKQFLGFDGHPTVIYVKAREDAIADVRAVLPATLYPQLPGLVSVSRPSDALAAKQASQTTFSALFLGLAGVALLVGGVGVANTMFISVLERRREIGLRRALGATRGQIRGQFLTEAVALSGLGGLAGTVLGIVVTLLYTTYQGWPPVIPPLSVAGGVAGALVVGALAGIHPSIRASRLTPTQALATT, from the coding sequence GTGAGCACCGCACTCGACACGCGCCCGGTGCGCCTGGGCCTGCGCGACGTCCTGCGTCTCGGTCTGCTCGGCATCAGCACCCGGCGGCTGCGCGCGGCCCTGTCGGCGCTCGGGATTTCGCTCGGCATCGCCACGATGATCGTGGTCACCGGCATTCCGGCGTCGAGCCAGGCCGCGCTGCTGGACAAGCTGACGGCGCTGGGCACGAACATGCTGCGCGCCGAACCGCAGCCGAACCAGACGCCACCGGTGCTGCTGCCGGAGTCGTCCGTCGGCAGCGTCGCGCGGATCGGCCCGGTCACCACGGCGGCGGCCGTCGCGAACACGCACCAGACCGTGCGGCGCTCCGATCTGACCGACCCGCTCGACGGCTCTGGTCTCGCTGTGCTGGCCAGCAGCCCGGACCTGCTGTCCGCGCTCAACGGCACCGTGCAGAGCGGCAAGTTCCTCGACGCGGCAACGCAGAACCTGCCCGCGGTCGTGCTCGGGTACGTCGCGGCTTCGAGGCTCGGCATTCCCGCGGTGACGCCCGGACGGCCCGCGCCGATCGTGATGATCGGCAAGCAGTGGTACACCGTGACGGGCGTGCTGGCGCCGATGCCGCTCGCGCCGGACATCGAGCGCGCGGTGCTCGTGGGCTGGGGTTCGGCGAAGCAGTTCCTCGGCTTCGACGGCCACCCGACGGTGATCTACGTCAAGGCCCGCGAGGACGCGATCGCCGACGTCCGCGCGGTGCTGCCCGCGACGCTGTATCCGCAGCTGCCGGGGCTGGTTTCGGTGAGCCGGCCGTCGGATGCGCTGGCGGCCAAGCAGGCGAGCCAGACGACGTTCTCCGCGCTGTTCCTCGGGCTGGCGGGTGTCGCACTGCTGGTCGGTGGTGTCGGCGTGGCCAACACGATGTTCATCTCGGTGCTGGAACGCCGCCGCGAGATCGGCCTGCGGCGCGCGTTGGGGGCGACGCGGGGACAGATCCGCGGGCAGTTCCTCACGGAGGCGGTGGCGCTGTCCGGCCTCGGCGGCCTGGCGGGGACGGTGCTGGGGATCGTCGTGACCCTGCTTTACACGACTTACCAAGGGTGGCCGCCGGTCATCCCGCCGCTGTCCGTGGCCGGCGGCGTGGCAGGCGCGCTGGTGGTGGGCGCGCTGGCGGGGATCCACCCGTCGATCCGCGCGTCGCGGCTCACCCCGACGCAGGCGCTGGCAACGACATGA